TAATCCTGCAAAAATCATCAGGGAAATGAGTGCGGAACGTTTACTTTCCACCACCGCAAATTGCCCGGCGGATACGGGGGGGATATTTCCATAACCTTTCCTTAAAAAGATCATCCCACAGCATAACCCCGCACCGATCAACACAAGCTGAATCCCAGGCCAAGTCACGATCAATGCGGCAGCCAGCGCGGCACACGCAAAAGCAAATCTTTTCCGATCGGGACAAAGTTTGTAACCCATCGCCCAGACAGCTTGAGCTACCACGGCCACCGCCGCAATTTTGAGTCCATGGATCCAAGGGGCCTGCGGATTAATCATGGCTACACCGTAACCACAGGCGATCATTACCAGCGCAGATGGTAACGTAAACCCGATAAAAGCCGCCACTGCCCCGCCGAATCCACCCCGTAAATAACCAATGGAAAAACCTAACTGACTACTGGCCGGACCGGGGAGGAATTGACACAAGGCGACTAACTCTGCAAAGGCCGCCTCATCCAGCCATTTCTTTTTCCCGACAAACTCCTTTTGGAAATAGCCCAAATGCGCCACCGGACCACCAAAAGAGGTGAACCCGAGTCTCAGGAAGACAAGTAGGATCTCTAATACTGCGGAGGTTTTACTCACGTCATTGGATTACCCCAAAGTCACCATCAGGGAAAGTAGATTTTTTTTTGCCCCGTGAATTTTTTATCCCTCCTGTTTTCGTCGTTCATTCCGGGAAAGTATCCGCACCCCTACTTTACCGTTTTTTAGGGGGTTTTTCACGTTTGACCTCAGGCATAATCATTTGCACGAGGTTATCCATGGCCCGCCATTCTAAGTCAGGAGGGAGCAAGGGGGACGGAAGCTGGAGGTTGGTTTGTTTCCCTGATTTCTGCGGGTATGAGAGGATCACCCGGTCTTTGGCGCGTGTGACCGCGACATACATCAGCCTGCGTTCTTCATTCATCTCGTCATCAGTCGTCACACGCGGATGGGGCATCTGCATCGATCCTGAGCCCATGATAAAAACAGCTGGCCACTCGAGCCCCTTTGAGGAATGGATCGTACTGAGGATCACGCAATCCTCCGGATGGGCCTTATGATCGCTTTTATCCAGTGTGAAAGCATCTAGAAAATCGGCCAAGTCCCCTTTAAATCCTTTCATGGAGTCCACGATACTATCGATTGTTTCCATCCGTTTTTCCCAGTCTTTCGGATAGTTTTTCTTAAAAATGGGTTTAACGGCTTCCTTAAGATAATCACCCTTTTCATTCAGCTTCGAGAGTTTTGCCAAATCGTTAAGCCACCCTTCCATCTCACGAGCTTGTTTCGGCCAGGAAATCACCTCAAAGAGTTGATCCTCCTGTGATGTCGCATCCATTCCCTGCGAAAAACTTTTTGCAGCCGTCTCCCCAAGCCCGGGGAATTGGGTAAGTGCCCGGGTCATGGCGAGTTTATCATTCCGATTGAATGACACTCTCAAGAAACTGATAAAATCCTTTACCTCCGCAGCATCACCGATGGCGAGACCTCCATACTTTTTATAAGCGATCCGGTGCGCCTGTAAATAAGCCTCACACACTGTCAGGTTCACAGAGGAACGCGACAACACAGCCACATCGCAGGGTTTCATCCCCTTTTTAATCACGCAATGGTTGATCCAATTCACAATGCCGTCAGCTTCACTTTGCACCGAGGAATAAATCCGACAATCCACCAGCGCATTGGTCTGGCGCGCGCTGCGCAGCTCGAGGCTGAAATCCTGGCCGGCAACTATCCTGTTAGCCAAATCTAGGATTTTTTGGCCTGAACGGAAATTATCTTCGAGCTTGAGGATTTTGGCATTACCGGATCGTGCAAAATGGGAGATCAATTCCGCAGAGGCCCCCCGGAAACCATAAATACTTTGTTGGACATCGCCGACCACCATCAGGTTCACCGGATGAAGGTTTTTGAGGATGGCATAGTTTAATTCACTATTATCCTGCACCTCATCGACCAAGACGTAGGGGAAACGCCTCCTTAACGATTCACGGTAAACCGTATCGCGGGCGAGACGGTCACGGAGCATGACCAATAAATCATCATAATCAACGGCATGGGCCGTTCTTTTGAGTTGCTGGTAAGTTTTATATACCTGCATCAAAGTCCTGACCTCCGCCTCTCCTACCCATTGTTTCCCTAGTCCTCGCTCGATGGGCGCACAAGTATTATGACAGAAGGAGATGATTTCCGAGATTTTGGCTGGCATAAACAAGGAATCATTTGAAGGGACACCACATTCCTTATAGGCACTGCGCCACAGGGCCACGGCTTCAGAATCGTCAATAATCGAAAATGAACGGCTGGAAAAACCAAAACCTTTTGGATCCTCCCTCATTAATTGGATCCCCACCGCATGGTAAGTGCCGACCACCATCTTTTCGTCATGATGACCCGGGGTATCCGCAATCAAGCGGTTAACCCTCTTGAGCATTTCATTGGCTGCCTTCCGCGTGAAGGTAATCATCAGGATTTGTGAGCGACTCACCCCTCCCCTGATCAGGGATGAAACATAATGAACCGTGGTAGCCGTCTTACCGGTTCCCGCTCCGGCCATCACAATGATACGCGGGGAGCGCTCCTTGATTACAGCCATTTGAGATGGATTCAAATTTAGTCGGGACATAAAGGGCTGAAACCTTTAGCAGAGAGCCTAAGGGAATGCCAAGCCCATCTTTTATGAATTCAACACCGGATTAATCTTAATAAACCTTTTTTACAGGTCCCTTTTTGAGTGTTTTGATGTATGGGGTACCTGGAGGGAGTTGACCATTTTGAAAGTCCTGATCATAGACCCATTGCCTGCGGGGTTGACCGGCAGGTGTAAAGTCAGGTGACGTTTTACCCTCGACAGATTCAAAGACAGAAGAGAATGCCCCTTTGATGGATAGTGATATACCAGTCCAGTTTTCCAGATATTTTACAGCACTCTCAAATCCTTCGACTTTACCTGCGACCGGAGTGGAGTAACCCGTTAATAATGCAGCATTTACCGTTGTAGGCACTGCCTTGCGTAAACTCATGTCTTTTTGTGTCTTGTTTAGTGTGGTCCAGTTACCAGACAGGACCGTGACACTATCAGCGATTAATGCCGCTGGTTTTTTTGTGTATCCTGAGGCAACAGTCGTGACAGTACTATCAGCAGATAAATCCTTAAGATTCGATGGAATATTACTTCCGCTACCCCCACTATTATAGTCCCCTACCACATAAAGGTTATTTGGACTAACAACACTTAAACCGCCTTCGGGCAAAGTCTGACCGTTCATTAAGATCACTCCCCCAGGTTTCAGATCGGAGGAACCTTTGTATCCGACATAGATGATGCCGTTCCATAATTCTTTACCTACTAATTTAGTGTTCGATGTGTAGCTTTTATTATTAATGCCGAGGGCTTTGGTTTGTGCCGTACTTGTAAATCTTGTTTGATCTGAAAGGCTCTTCGGTATCAGGGCTACTCCTCTTGAGTCTGTCAGAGTGGACAGATCAGCTTTTACCATTGAGACAGGGGCATTTATCCGTTCATCTGTGAATGCCCCATCGATCTTAAATGTATTAGTCATGTATTGGTAAATAGCCCCATCTGTGGGCAAAATTTCCGTTCCATCTTTTGTATAATACTGTACTGTATTATCCGTTTGGTTCACTATGACTTTTAACCCCGCTTTATGATAGAAGCGTTCATCCGCCAATTCATCGGTAAAGACTTCATTATTTTGTATATTCACGGGCATTTCAATCAATTCACGGGCACTGTCGTTATTTGGATTACGATCCGAAGCATCAATATGCTCTGAACCTGAAATCTTTTCACCACTGGTGAGATAAGGCTTTTGTGTAAAGACATTTGTGCTGGTTGACGGATGGTTATTCGTTCCCATCCGTGGATTATAATCATTATGAATCCCATTAACCGCCGAAACATAACCATCAAAAGTAATCGGGGAACCATCAGTCGTCCCATAATAGATTGATCCATTTGAATGGATCCGACCGGAGACATTCATCCCCCCCGATGGATGGATTTCCATATCAGATTCATAGAGTGCCCCAAAATAAAATATCGGTCTGATGGAGTATTTCAGAGGTTGCTCTAGCTGGACTTGCATTTTAGACAAAAAGTTCTCATTGGCGGTATAAGCAGCCGAAAGGAAATAATAGTCCCTCACGTAGGGGTCGGGATTAGAATCCACCGGAGTATTCACGGGATTTCCATCAGCATCCGTTGGCACCACGGCATTGACACTAAATTGATAATTTTTACCTAAGTTTAAAACAAATGTGGGAAGTGTTTTTGTGTTGATCTCAGTAGTCAACACATTAACTGTCACTTCTTTTTCAATTTCCTGCTTCGATGCAATGATCGTTTTTAAATCTGAATAATTTTTTTCAAGGGCGGATTGTGCCACATAATAAATTTTAATACTTTCCTGATTCCTCTGTGACATACTGCGGTAATGATTGGTAGAAACCAAGCTTACAGCTAATATGGTGGACATAATCGTGATCAAAATCACAACCATCAGCAAAACTCCCCCTTGATCAATACGTTGAGATGTCCTCATTATATCCCCCCCCCTGAGGGCATGAACTCGCTGGAAAAGAGCGGATCCTCATCATATTTTACCTGCGCTTCGACCCGGAATTTTTTCTGTCCTGATAATGTTGATATCGCTATTTCCAGACTAACGAGTACTTCCGCACCATTGAATTGGATCCTGGATTGTGTTTGATTTAATTTCCTGCAGAGTAATTGATAATTTCCCGAATCGGCATTCTCATAAAACCTGATTTCGTCCCCGGAAAACTCCAATACTGAATAATGACCAACCCTGATCTTTGTCCCCATCCAGACTTTCTGGGGGAGTGGCTCATCGAAGATAATTGTCCTTACTGCTGCATTGGGATTATTAACACTCTTTACTTTCCTCGTAATGACCGGTCGCGTATCAAAGCGTACGATATCACCCACATTAATCACCAAATTTGTAGTCACGCCCGTGACAATTAATTGACTGGTATCTGTCACAGGTTGCAGAATCTGTTTTACATTAATTGTCTTCTGGTTCGGGCGCATGCCCTTTTTCTTAAAGTTATCGACCTGTACCATCTTTGTTCCGGAATTTGCAGTATTGGAAATGCGGGCATCAAATGAGGGAATGAATATCTGGATTTTTTTCTGCCCGCCTGCACTGATGATTTCCTCAGGAGGCAATGGCGAAACCTTTAATAAAGACACAATCTTGTCGATAGATGACTGAAGTTGGTAATTCACTTCAGACTCCCGCTGTGTTTGGAGGCCTCCCCTGATCACAGTCATCCCGACAGTTAAAATCAAAATCGATGCAATGGAAGCAATCGCAATGGACACAGTCATCTCAGGCAAGCTGAATGCCCTGTGATTATACTGACTGTGGTGTGTAGGGTATCGACTCATCGGTCATCCGCCCTGGCTACCGCCAAGCTATTGGTCATGTAGCGTCCATGATAAAACCAATATGTATGTATGTCCGCCTCACGATAGGCTCCTAAATCTTTTACATTGACCACAGTCTCAAAGGCCACAGCTGCTGCAATATTCGTCATCCATTCACCGCCTGTCTGACGTGTACGGAATGTTTTGGAGCCCGTCACATTTGATTGGCCTTGGAACTCAGGATCACTGGTTTTTACCATCAGGCTAAAATCATAATTTGTATAAACCGTCGTGACGACCCGCTCATAGTTCGTACTCAGAACCGTCTCTGCGATATTCCGGTTAATCCGGTTTGCCTGGCTATTAAATATAGAGAGGGAAGAATAGACTTGGCTCATTAGAAGAGCCGTTAATGCACTGGCACAAAATACGGTCACGAGGCAAACGGCTAATACTACCTCGACCAGAGAAATCCCCTCAACAGAATGATCACATTCTGTTTGATGATTGATTCCATGGTGCCTGTTGATCATAATACTTTTATAAACGGGGGTCTATACCCTTTTAAACATAACATAAAAGAATATTAATCACGAGAAATATTCTTATTTATAGCCGGATAATATCATCAGGAAAAACCTTATTGTTTTTATTGCTGTAATTTATCGAATATCGTCTATTCTCATTCAAGGATGACGCTCAAGTCCTTAATGCACACACCTTCTAAAAAACTTCTCATGTTTTTTTTCGTCTTAGGAATCATGTGTATGTCCCTCCCCATTTGGATATACGCATTATTTGAGCAAAAGATTTCACTTCCCTTTCACATCATACCCCTTGCAGATACCTTTACCATACTCGAAAGATCAATGGTCATATCCTACTACGGTTTCGGGGCCGGAATACTCCTGGGTGCTTATAGCGGGACACTTCTTTTCCGAGGAATCGCTACTGAAAAGGAACAAAAACGTTCCGCCAAGCAAATCCGTGAAAGTGAAGAAAAATACCGGATGATTTTCTCGACTGAAACTGATGCCATCATTCTTTTTGACAGCAAAGACTTATCTGTTATTGATATCAACCAAGCCGCCTTGGATCTATACGGTTATGTCAGGGATGAAACTCATCGTATCACTCTTCATGATCTTACTGATATACATGGATCATTAAAAGGAGTGTGCCCTGACACAACGCACTTTAAGGGGGAGAAAATCCACCGTACAAAATCAGGGGACCGCATTCCCGTGGATGTTTCGGCAGCCTCATTTAACGCAAATCAAAAGAATTATTTATGCCTGATCGCCCGGGATATCACCCACAGACGGGAACTCGAGGAAAGAATTCTGAATATCAGTAATGAAGAAAGACAAAGGATCGGTCATGACTTGCATGATGGTCTGGGCCAAGAGTTAACAGCAGCTGCATTAACGGCTAAAGTACTGGAAAATAAACTCCGCCGGAAATCCCTACCAGAAGCCGACGACCTTGAAAGTCTTGTCTCATATCTGAATAAATCCATCTCTTCTACACGAGCTATTGCCCGTGGCCTGGCCCCTGTTAGCCTCGAGAAAAACGGTCTCCAAGCAGCATTAAAAGACCTTTTAGTATCCTTGGAGAATCAAACAGGAATTTATCTTTTTTTTTACTGGCCTGATAACCTGGAAATATATGATCGCGCCAATGAAATCCACCTTTACCGGATCATCCAAGAAGCCGTTAATAACTCCCTGAAACACTCCCAATCCAAGGAAATTTGCGTATCCTTCGATATGGAGGAAAATGACGATGTCACACTCAGTATCTCGGATAAAGGCAAGGGAATGAGTCCGGAAAGTCTGACTCACCCGAGTCTCGGGATGAGAACCATTCAATACCGGGCAGCGATTCTCGGAGGACAAATAGAAATTATTTCTAGTAAAGAGGCTGGTACTACTCTCATTTGTCATTTTAATAATACCCATCCTAAAGAAAAATTATGAATAAGATAATGATTATTGATGACCATCCCATTTTCAGGAATGGGTTAAAACTCCTCATTGAGAGTGAGGGCGATTTCCAAGTTGTCGCCCAGACAGATAACACAACCGAGGCCGTCTCCCTTTACCAGGAACATAAACCTGATATCTCTATTGTCGATGTCACCCTCAAGGACTCCTCAGGCCTAGACCTGGTAAAATCTCTCCGTGAATACGACCCTGAAGCCCGCATCCTGGTCCTTTCCATGCATTCGGAAGACTTTTATGCAGAACGCGCCCTGAAGGCTGGGGCGAAAGGTTATATCATGAAGGAACAGGCAAGCGTAGATATCGTTAATGCCCTCAGGGCGATCTCCATAAACCAGATTTACCTGAGCCAGAAAATGATGAACCGCCTCTTCTCCAGGACCTATGGGAAAAAACAAGATATTTCATTGAGTCCGATAGACTCCCTGACCGACCGTGAGCTCGAAGTCCTCCAAATGATCAGCGAAGGCAAAAGCGTCAAGGAAATCGCCTTTAACCTCTCCTTGAGCCACAAGACAATCGAAACCCACCGTTCGCATATCATGCACAAGATGGGTATTGCAAATTCTAATGAATTACTCCAGTTCGCTATCCATTGGAAAATCAGCAACCAAGAGAAAAACTAATAATTCTCTTCCCATTTTGTCAGTTTGTATTTGGCAGGAGTACTCAGTGCATTCGGGTCACCAAAGAGGGATTCATCGATAGCTACAAAGTTCCCCCCATTGAGCGTGAGCTTATAGGCCACTGCCGAACCATAAAAATCAGTTGTTCCACTGATCGTCATGTCAGCTGAGGGCGCATAAACCACCCCAAAAAATTTGGGGCCACCAGCGATATTCACACTGGTACAGCTCGGTAATCCGTAAAATAGTGCATTTTTTGGCCTTCCATTGTTATTCACTAAGCCATTCCCCCCCAGACTCATTTCATCTGCAGCATAGAATTCCGCCACAAGATTATTATAATTTGTACCACCCACAACGATTGTGTTTGTCGTGAAGGATGTAAATGTCTTGCCTTTGACTTTAAATGAATTTGTTGTGTACGTTGTCGTGACAGAATTCGTCACAATGGTGTAAGAAGGATTTATTTCAATATCGTCACCGCCACTGATCTTGATTCCCTTGGTTAAGTGTATCATGACCACTCCAGAGCCGGTAATAATCAGATTTGAAAGCTGGCTCGCGCTCATAACATAATAATTTGTTCCTCCAGTGGCTCCAACGGTGGCACCATCTGCAATCAATGTTTGAAAGCTCGCAAACCCTGCGGGTAACGAAACATCCGGTACGGTCGTGACCAAGGTATCAGTGACGCTATTGTCACGTCCTCCACCATCAACCATTGTGAAATTTGCATTAGTCCCGACTGTCCCACCAGGGCCAGTCTGGATCGATCCATAAATCGTCAAGTTCCCCGCGGTGACAGCATTCGTAACAGAGGCCAAGCTCCCCATATCGCCCCAGAAACGATATGCGCCGGTATTTCCATTCGCTAATACGCCGCTACCTGAATTATAGGATGTCAGTACCCCTGATCCCCCGTTCTGAACCACTCCTATCTTTCCAAATAATCCCACCAGACTGACGACCGGGGAGACATCAGGCTCCACATATAGCTTTACCTTACGGGAGACCTCACTCTGTCCCAGCTTGGGAGCGGCATTGACATATCCCGTCGATTCAATGGTGTATGTACCCGTATAAGGGGCGGCCGTCTTTGGAGTGGTGACGACGACGCTATAGAGGGATGCCCCCTCATTTCCTGCGAAGAGTGAACTCATCGCTGTGGAGTTCAGCGTCCATACAGTCCCTGTACCCGTCACGGTTTTTGTCCAGTTCGATGCACTTGTCCCACTGAAAGGATCAGTATTTGTCGTTGCCAACATCGTGACCCTGTTGATTTCACTCCAAGCATAATCAGCTCCAGCCTCGGCGGTGTACATTGCTTGGGTAAAAGGTACAAATCGGTAACCCGACAACATGGTTTGTGAAGTAATCTGGAGGATACTCGCCGCAAGCACGGTCAATACAAAAACCATGCTGAGTACCACCAAGATTGTTGATCCATTATTTGAATTTTTATTTTTCATAATATTGACTCCCATTAATTATTACCATGCATCTTTGTTGCGCATTTTACTTCTCACTTGTATTCTGTCGGTTGAAACGGTTTTCAGCACTTGGTTGGAAATTAACAGGTAGGTCCTGACCTCGGCCGTATCTGCACTTAATGACGTCATCGCCGATTGGCCCGGACTCTTGAAGAAGGAGAACTGTAGATCCGTGGGATAACGGGTGATTTGTTTTGTATATACACGTGCGGTAGATAGGTTTGTATAGGAATCACGGTAAATAACACCGACGGGCGAAGAATATCCCGTCACAGTCACATTCGTTGTCCTGTAAATCACATATTCAGCAGCACGCGTACCATCACTTGATGGTTCGATGTAAAGACCCAGAAAGTTTGTATAAAAAGTACTGCTTGCTGATGATGGATATACAAACCCGCCGATATTGGTAATCGCAGTAGCTTTCCTTACATCCCTATCCACCAATGCAATCGTTTTCCTTGCATCGTCATGAATCCCCATATATCCCATCTGCAAATAATACACCTTATAGAAATTTGCGTAGGTAAGGGTAGCCATGGCGATAAAAGCGGCACTCACTGCCATGGATATCATGATCTCTATCAGGGTAAACCCTTTTACGGAATATCCTTTTCCTTTATTTTCTCTCTTATGTCTAAAAATACTCATACGTTTATTGAGCTGTTAATTGATTTAAAAAATCCACGTCATTTGACTTTAGACCGAGGTAATGGGCTGATAATCCCCCTTTGGTAATCAAAGTCGTCATGGTATTGCTCAAGTTTTTTCCACTCATATTCTGCCATGCCGTTACTACCGTGACTTTGATGATGTTGTTTGTACCCGCCCCTGCAGGAGTCACCGTCTGGCCACTGGGGTAAAACTGCATGATCAATTCACGGGAAGGACGTTTCCCCTCAGGGGCTGTTAAAAATATATTCATCGGATCTGTGGGATGTAACTCGATATAACTACAAACCTTCGTTGGAGCCGTCTGTGAATTAATCATATTTGAAGAGACGGCAATAGCTTGTCCGGATGATGTATTTGTATAATAAATAATCTGATCCCACGCACGGGTCCTGAGATACTCGATATTGGCAAGGGTAATATCCGTGGCCCGAGCTGTCTGACGGGAACTATCCAGCATCAACATGGCACGGCTTGAAACTGTGTAAAGGCCTGCAAATGCTACCATGAAGATGATCAATGAAATGAGCACTTCAACCAACGTAAACCCATCCACGCTATATATTCCACTATCCTGTGCCCGGTACGATTTCATGTAAATAAAATACTTGCTATCTGAAGAATTTAAAATCAGAGCGGGTATGATTTAATCTCGGGTCTGAGCCCGAATGGCACTCAGGGAAAACCTGATATCGAGACAAGTCTGAAAGTTTGAAACAGTTTGATGTGGTTAGATTTAGTCGGATATACCCCTCTGATCAACAATTTACGGTATTCCCGACTTTTAGCATCAAATATAGTGTTCGGTAGAAGGACTTCAAAGGAGTATTTTTGTTTCACTCTATTTTATCCTTTCATGAATCAGAGTGTTGAATTTTTAAAACTGGAAATACTTCGAGCCATCCGCATCACTTAAAAATACTTTTTTAAGATACCCCTCTACATCCGGAACATTTCACCCATCTTTTTGCCGAGGATCCGTGTGGCGATGAAAAGGCAGAAGCCAAGGATCAACATTCCGACGACACCCATGGCACTGGCAATCGCCGGGGCCTCGACATTGATCCGGCCCATGAGCGTGTAAATGGCTTTGGTGATCGGATAAGAATCCCCCGTCATGGCCAGGATCAGGCTGTCACCGACCTCCAGCATGGCAAATGAAAAGGTCAGGATCGTGCCGGCAATCAAATTTGCAAAGACCAGAGGAATCGTGATTTTACGCAAGGTAGTGATCACTCCAGCCCCGAGATTTTGAGAGGCTTCTTCGAGGGTGACACTAGTTTGCTGGAATCCCGCCACGGCCGAACGGACGATAAAAGGCAACCGTCGGATGGAGTAGGCCACGACCAGCAGCAGGAGCGGGTTATCCCGGGGGTTCAGCCAGGCGATCTTGACATTAAAGCTCATGACATAACCAAACGCCAGCACCAGCCCCGGCAGGGCGAGCGGCAACATCGCCAAGGCATCCAGCCAGTCACGCCCCGCAAATTGTTTACGTGTCACCAGCCACGCGATCGTCACCCCGAGGATTAAATCCACAAAGGCGCTTAATGCCGAGTAAAGAAGGCTGTTTTTGATACTCCCCACGGTCAAGGGCATGGTAAAGATATCCCGATAATGTTGCCCAGTCCATTCAGATGGCAAAATGGTAAAAAACCATTTATCCGAAAGGGAAAAAACCACCACGATCAAGTGCGGCATGATCGAAATGACGATGATCCCGGTAATGAATGCGTATAATCCAAAGGCTTTGACCCCACTCACCCGGCTTTCCGTGAAATGCACATGGCCCTTGGCCAAGGTGGCATTCCCCTGACCACCAAAAAGTTTTTTCGAAACAACAAAAAGGCAGGATGTCAGGATCAGCACAAAGACGATCAAGGCATAACCTGAGGGATCCACCGCCGCATCCGATATTTTATCAAATATCTGCACGGGGATCATCTGGCGGTAATTAAAAATCAGGGGGGTGCCGAGGTCTGTGAATGCTGAGATAAAAACGATTGTCGCCCCGGCAAAAATCCCGGGCATCACCAGCGGCATCGTGATTTTCAGAAAAACCGTTTTTGCATCCGACCCCAGGTTTTCAGCGGCCTCACGCAAAGACGGGTCAAGATTAGCCATGACCGCAGCGACGTTCAGGTAAAGGATCGGGTACAGATGGAGCACCTGCATGATGACGACTCCCCAGAACCCGCTACCGCCAAGCCAGTCGATAGAATGGGTCAGAGGGACAAGCCCGGCCTCGTCCAAGAGCAAATTAAGCGAGCCAAACCGCGAGAAAACTTGTTTTAACCCGATGGCCCCGACGAATGGCGGGAGGATCAAGGGCACAAGCAGGAACATGCTATAAATGGATTTCCCCGGGAAATCATACCGGGTAAAAATGTGTGCGAGGGGTAGAGCGATCAGGATCGTCAGGCCTGTCACTGCGAGGGAGACTTTAAAGGTATTAATGATACAACCAATCTGGTACGGGCTAGAAAATAACCCGGTAAAATAACGGATCGTGAAATTCCCCTCCATCCAAAAGGCTTCCTTAAAAACATAAAACAAGGGATAAATCAGAAAAACCGCCAGGAATGATACAATGATAAACAGGATTGTTCCGCTCCCTATAGTCAGGTTCCCGGTGAGACGTTTCATGGTTTCCTTTCGACAAGGATCGTGTCTTCGCCCATGGCATAAAGCGGGACAAATGCTCCAGGTTTTGGTGCATTTGCTATTTCCGGGGATTTCATTTTCCAAGTGGCTCCTGACTTGAGGCGTACACGGATTTCCTCATAACCACCAAGGAAATTTGAATCAATGACTTCTGCATGCAAACAATTTGCGGCTTTACGCGTGAGGCTCAGGTTCTCTGGCCTGATTCCCAGCCAGACTTGCCTTTGGGCCGGGCAATGGGCCGCGGTATTTGCTTCAAATATCCCTTCCGCCGTTTCCACGCGCGCGACCCCACCGACGGGTTCATCGCGGATCACCC
The Verrucomicrobiota bacterium DNA segment above includes these coding regions:
- the chrA gene encoding chromate efflux transporter produces the protein MSKTSAVLEILLVFLRLGFTSFGGPVAHLGYFQKEFVGKKKWLDEAAFAELVALCQFLPGPASSQLGFSIGYLRGGFGGAVAAFIGFTLPSALVMIACGYGVAMINPQAPWIHGLKIAAVAVVAQAVWAMGYKLCPDRKRFAFACAALAAALIVTWPGIQLVLIGAGLCCGMIFLRKGYGNIPPVSAGQFAVVESKRSALISLMIFAGLFILLPLTSGFYPGQWTQGAADFYRVGSLVFGGGHVILPLLETETVGRELLSHDEFLAGYGMAQALPGPLFSFAAYLGVVMARSGPGWIGGLWCLMFVFLPGLLLILGVLPFWSNLRSSPLSQAALRGANAVVVGILAAAFIHPVWTGSVTSPGSLILAVTAFAALQFARLPAWLLVISCAICAGILNIR
- a CDS encoding ATP-dependent helicase translates to MSRLNLNPSQMAVIKERSPRIIVMAGAGTGKTATTVHYVSSLIRGGVSRSQILMITFTRKAANEMLKRVNRLIADTPGHHDEKMVVGTYHAVGIQLMREDPKGFGFSSRSFSIIDDSEAVALWRSAYKECGVPSNDSLFMPAKISEIISFCHNTCAPIERGLGKQWVGEAEVRTLMQVYKTYQQLKRTAHAVDYDDLLVMLRDRLARDTVYRESLRRRFPYVLVDEVQDNSELNYAILKNLHPVNLMVVGDVQQSIYGFRGASAELISHFARSGNAKILKLEDNFRSGQKILDLANRIVAGQDFSLELRSARQTNALVDCRIYSSVQSEADGIVNWINHCVIKKGMKPCDVAVLSRSSVNLTVCEAYLQAHRIAYKKYGGLAIGDAAEVKDFISFLRVSFNRNDKLAMTRALTQFPGLGETAAKSFSQGMDATSQEDQLFEVISWPKQAREMEGWLNDLAKLSKLNEKGDYLKEAVKPIFKKNYPKDWEKRMETIDSIVDSMKGFKGDLADFLDAFTLDKSDHKAHPEDCVILSTIHSSKGLEWPAVFIMGSGSMQMPHPRVTTDDEMNEERRLMYVAVTRAKDRVILSYPQKSGKQTNLQLPSPLLPPDLEWRAMDNLVQMIMPEVKREKPPKKR
- a CDS encoding PAS domain-containing sensor histidine kinase, which gives rise to MSLPIWIYALFEQKISLPFHIIPLADTFTILERSMVISYYGFGAGILLGAYSGTLLFRGIATEKEQKRSAKQIRESEEKYRMIFSTETDAIILFDSKDLSVIDINQAALDLYGYVRDETHRITLHDLTDIHGSLKGVCPDTTHFKGEKIHRTKSGDRIPVDVSAASFNANQKNYLCLIARDITHRRELEERILNISNEERQRIGHDLHDGLGQELTAAALTAKVLENKLRRKSLPEADDLESLVSYLNKSISSTRAIARGLAPVSLEKNGLQAALKDLLVSLENQTGIYLFFYWPDNLEIYDRANEIHLYRIIQEAVNNSLKHSQSKEICVSFDMEENDDVTLSISDKGKGMSPESLTHPSLGMRTIQYRAAILGGQIEIISSKEAGTTLICHFNNTHPKEKL
- a CDS encoding response regulator transcription factor, with the translated sequence MNKIMIIDDHPIFRNGLKLLIESEGDFQVVAQTDNTTEAVSLYQEHKPDISIVDVTLKDSSGLDLVKSLREYDPEARILVLSMHSEDFYAERALKAGAKGYIMKEQASVDIVNALRAISINQIYLSQKMMNRLFSRTYGKKQDISLSPIDSLTDRELEVLQMISEGKSVKEIAFNLSLSHKTIETHRSHIMHKMGIANSNELLQFAIHWKISNQEKN
- a CDS encoding prepilin-type N-terminal cleavage/methylation domain-containing protein, producing MSIFRHKRENKGKGYSVKGFTLIEIMISMAVSAAFIAMATLTYANFYKVYYLQMGYMGIHDDARKTIALVDRDVRKATAITNIGGFVYPSSASSTFYTNFLGLYIEPSSDGTRAAEYVIYRTTNVTVTGYSSPVGVIYRDSYTNLSTARVYTKQITRYPTDLQFSFFKSPGQSAMTSLSADTAEVRTYLLISNQVLKTVSTDRIQVRSKMRNKDAW
- a CDS encoding prepilin-type N-terminal cleavage/methylation domain-containing protein — encoded protein: MKSYRAQDSGIYSVDGFTLVEVLISLIIFMVAFAGLYTVSSRAMLMLDSSRQTARATDITLANIEYLRTRAWDQIIYYTNTSSGQAIAVSSNMINSQTAPTKVCSYIELHPTDPMNIFLTAPEGKRPSRELIMQFYPSGQTVTPAGAGTNNIIKVTVVTAWQNMSGKNLSNTMTTLITKGGLSAHYLGLKSNDVDFLNQLTAQ